One segment of Buttiauxella agrestis DNA contains the following:
- a CDS encoding recombinase family protein has translation MSYVHAYLRASTEEQDANRARKSLEDFAAANNTRIAGWYVEQESGAKLARPELFRLLDNTQPGDVLLLEQIDRLSRLNAEDWDKLRGLITAKGVRIVSLDMPTSHTFLTVADEFTARMMGAINGMMLDMLAAIARKDYTDRRRRQAEGIVKAKAAGRYKPRTVDLNKQGAIISMLRDGKSYGTIEKALGVSRATIAKASKVMRTEE, from the coding sequence ATGAGTTACGTACACGCCTATCTGAGAGCCTCGACCGAAGAACAGGACGCGAACCGCGCCCGTAAATCCCTGGAGGATTTTGCCGCCGCCAATAACACCCGCATCGCGGGCTGGTACGTGGAACAGGAAAGCGGGGCGAAACTGGCCCGCCCGGAATTATTCCGCCTGCTGGACAACACGCAGCCGGGCGACGTGTTGTTACTGGAACAGATTGACCGCCTGAGCCGTCTGAATGCTGAGGACTGGGATAAATTGCGCGGACTGATTACGGCTAAAGGCGTGCGCATTGTGTCGCTGGATATGCCCACATCACACACCTTTCTGACCGTCGCGGACGAATTTACCGCTCGCATGATGGGGGCGATTAACGGGATGATGCTGGATATGCTGGCAGCGATAGCCCGCAAGGATTACACCGATCGCCGCCGCCGTCAGGCTGAGGGCATCGTGAAAGCGAAAGCCGCAGGGCGCTATAAGCCGCGCACGGTAGACCTGAACAAACAGGGCGCGATTATCAGCATGTTGCGCGACGGAAAATCATACGGAACGATTGAGAAGGCATTAGGCGTAAGCCGGGCAACGATTGCCAAAGCATCAAAGGTGATGAGAACAGAAGAGTAG